The following are from one region of the Salvia splendens isolate huo1 chromosome 2, SspV2, whole genome shotgun sequence genome:
- the LOC121774651 gene encoding E3 ubiquitin-protein ligase HUWE1-like: protein MVMHTSSEGMFGHEFAVRHRKRLAPAQWWKKYGYDAPHLQRLAIKILSLTCSASGCERNWSVFEQVKYNQKLCERYSIRDKIDPISLKDIDECNVWLVGELDDPEVVGTSQDLVFDGDTHDWEIAYDASGIGESTTFTRSKKRKDTSTSSSYVRASKKDTRTAATLGKGKEKLQHVVEEMTLVDESDEEELEQEFEQEEEEEGYEDDEDDYMALDDEDGDEE, encoded by the exons ATGGTAATGCACACAAGTAGTGAAGGCATGTTTGGTCACGAATTCGCTGTGCGGCATAGGAAGAGATTAGCTCCAG cTCAATGGTGGAAGAAATATGGATATGATGCTCCACATTTGCAAAGGCTTGCAATAAAGATCTTGAGCTTAACTTGTAGTGCTTCCGGCTGTGAACGTAATTGGAGTGTTTTCGAGCAA GTTAAATACAACCAAAAGTTGTGCGAAAGGTACAGTATTAGAGATAAGATTGATCCCATCTCACTCAAAGATATTGATGAGTGCAATGTGTGGTTAGTTGGCGAGCTGGATGATCCTGAAGTTGTTGGCACTAGCCAAGATTTGGTTTTTGATGGTGATACCCATGATTGGGAAATTGCATATGACGCTTCAGGGATTGGAGAATCGACCACATTTACTCggtccaaaaaaagaaaagacaCTTCCACGTCGTCAAGTTATGTTCGAGCTTCCAAGAAAGATACTCGGACTGCAGCTACATTAggtaaaggaaaagaaaagttGCAGCATGTGGTCGAAGAGATGACTCTTGTAGATGAATCAGACGAAGAAGAATTAGAGCAAGAGTTTGAGcaagaagaggaggaagaaggatATGAAGATGACGAGGATGACTACATGGCACTTGATGATGAAGATGGGGATGAGGAGTGA
- the LOC121774667 gene encoding uncharacterized protein LOC121774667 codes for MHGCSIMPDGWTDREKLFELLDSLVDEIGEEHVVQVVTDNGSNHVATGKMLMEKRRHLYWTSCAAHCIGLMLEDIGKIPLVKNTIRRDVALVGYIYSHTFTLSLLRSFTKKKELMRPAITRFATSFLSLERIHKQKDNLRKMFTCDEWVQNKLSKDAKEREATKTVMMPSFWRHVVFILKVMAPLVRVLRLVDSEKKPAMGYIYEAMETAKETIMKSFSNNEQRYANIFKIIDDRWNYQLHRPLHAAGHILNPDIFYENKRLEFDREVTNRFI; via the exons ATGCATGGTTGTAGCATTATGCCGGATGGATGGACAGATC GAGAGAAGTTGTTTGAGCTACTTGATTCGCTTGTCGATGAGATCGGTGAAGAACATGTTGTCCAAGTGGTAACGGACAATGGGAGCAATCATGTAGCCACGGGAAAAATGTTGATGGAGAAGAGAAGACATCTTTACTGGACTTCGTGTGCAGCACACTGCATTGGTCTCATGCTAGAAGATATTGGTAAGATTCCTTTGGTTAAGAATACCATTCGAAGGGATGTAGCTCTTGTGGGCTATATTTATAGCCACACTTTTACCTTGAGTTTGTTGAGAAGTTTTACAAAGAAGAAGGAATTGATGAGGCCAGCTATTACCCGTTTTGCTACCTCCTTTCTTTCATTAGAAAGGATTCACAAGCAAAAAGACAACCTTAGAAAGATGTTTACTTGCGACGAATGGGTGCAAAACAAACTGTCTAAGGATGCTAAAGAAAGAGAAGCAACTAAAACAGTCATGATGCCTTCTTTTTGGAGGCACGTGGTATTCATTCTCAAAGTCATGGCTCCCCTTGTACGAGTTCTTCGATTGGTGGATAGTGAAAAGAAACCAGCAATGGGCTACATTTATGAGGCAATGGAGACGGCGAAAGAAACCATTATGAAATCTTTCAGCAACAATGAACAAAGATATGCAAATATTTTTAAGATCATTGATGATAGATGGAATTATCAGCTCCACAGGCCGCTCCATGCAGCTGGACACATTTTAAATCCGGAcatcttttatgaaaataagAGATTGGAATTTGACCGTGAGGTTACTAATAGATTTATATGA